The sequence CGAATGACGGTCAGGCCCTTGTGAAAATTCTTCAAGAACTTGTAGGAGCTGGTTATGATGTTGTTCCACACCTATATAAATTCGAAAAGTACGGCGTTCCGCAGGCTCGACATAGAATCATTATCGTCGGCATAAAACGCGAGCTAGGCCTGAAGTTTCGAGTCCCGTCTCCGGAACCGTATGCTGAGATAGATGTTACCGCTAGAACCGCACTTACGGTGCCGCCAATCCCTGACAATGCACCAAACCACGAACTAACCAACCAATCTCAATCCGTGATCGACCGGCTAAAGCACATTAAGCCTGGCGAAAACGCTTTTACGGCAGATTTGCCTGCTAGTTTGCGTCTCAACGTGAAGTCTGCATCAATTAGCGTGATTTATAAGCGACTCGACCCGAACAAGCCATCTTATACGGTTACTGGAAGCGGCGGAGGCGGCACTTATGTTTACCACTGGGAGGAAAACAGAGCCCTTACAAACCGTGAACGAGCAAGGCTTCAGACATTCCCGGATACCTACGTCTTTCACGGCTCGAAACAGAGTGTTAGAAAGCAGATCGGAATGGCCGTGCCACCGAGAGGCTTGCAAATAATTTTTGAATCAATCCTGAAGACATTCGCCGGGGTGAAGTATGCGGCAATCGAAAATAACATAGCCTTACCAGTGCGTCTTGAGAGCCTCGCGGCATGATTATCGACAAGGACACAATTTTTCACGATGTCCTGATGAAGCCTATTCTTGACGGAGGTGATCGGCTTTGCATCCTGTCAGCGTACGCCACTTCAGCGATGGCGTTCCGGCACCTTGAAACCATCAGGGAATGGAAGCGGCCGCTTCTGCTCGACCTCGTCATCGGCATGACGCCGTTTGATGGAATATCTCTCACAAACCACAGGGGATTTCAGAAACTTGTTACCGATGACTTTGCCGGAACATTTCAGTGTAGCTACGTACATCGTCCGCCTAGCATTCATTCTAAGCTCTATATCTGGCTGAGAGAAGGGGAACCATTTAGGGCCTTTGCCGGCTCTGCGAATTATACTCAGCAGGCTTTTGGGCAACAACGTGAACTCGTGGTTTCGTGTGATCCCGTTGACAGCTTCGACTATTTTGACAGCATTGTTCCGGAAACAATCTATTGTGATCACAATGATGCCGAACATCTTGTGCAGGTCTATAATGATAAAGAAATACTCAGGCGACAAGAGATGGCCAAAGCCTCAGAAGAAGCGGAACTGCAGCAGACGTTGGTAGGGCTTGAAGAACTCGCGGGCCTACCGAGGCGTTGCGTTTCATTTTTGGCTAATGACGGAGAATTACCGCAAACTTCGGGGCTGAATTGGGGCCAACGTGAGGGGCGAGAGCCTAATCAGGCTTACATTAAGCTTCCAGCTAGTATCTATCATGGAGATTTCTTCCCTCCAGTCGCAGTCCACTTTACGGTACTAACCGATGATAGAAAAGTAATGATTTGCACGAGGGCGCAACAGAACGGGAAGGCTATCCACACGCCACACAATAACAGCGAAATCGGCGTGTATTTTCGCAGGCGACTTGGCGTCCCGCTCGATGATGCCGTCACAAGGCAAGATCTTGAAAACTATGGCCGTTCCGATGTCTGTTTCTACAAGATCGACGACGAGACTTACTTCATGGATTTCCGTAACGCTGTCTGATATATGGCCGACAACCTGACCGTGGAGCAGCGACGCAAGAACATGACCCTCATTCGGAGTCGTGATACGAAGCCCGAAATGTTGGTTCGCTCTTTATTACACAGCCGTGGATATCGATTCAGACTGCATCATCCCAATATGCCGGGAAAGCCCGACATTGTGCTTCCACGGTACAGAAAGATCATACTTGTGAACGGATGCTTTTGGCATGGTCATAATTGCAAGCGCGGACGGGTGAGCCCCAAGACGAATGCCTCATACTGGAGCGAAAAGATCGCCCGAAATAGGACCAGAGATCGCGCTAATCGAATTAGATATACTGAACACGGATGGCAAACGATGATTGTCTGGGAATGTCAAATTAAGGATATTGAGAGACTTGCTGCGCGGCTCCTAGCGTTCCTTTCTAAATAAGAATACCCGGGTTTATGCGAAAAGGACTGAGTATTGATGTGGCCGCAGAAATGGCAGGGCTTCCGCCTAAATATCTCGAAAATTATATAAAGGTAGGTCGTGAATTAGAAAAGGAAC is a genomic window of Chloracidobacterium sp. containing:
- a CDS encoding DNA cytosine methyltransferase, with amino-acid sequence MNFRLGELFCGPGGIGLAAKSAKLNLNGAEFSIGHAWATDYDRDTCDTFRQNICPDNPDSVVCADIRRLPFSRLENISAIDGLAFGFPCNDFSVVGEQKGIDGVFGPLYEYGVTALHRFSPQWFLAENVGGLRNSNDGQALVKILQELVGAGYDVVPHLYKFEKYGVPQARHRIIIVGIKRELGLKFRVPSPEPYAEIDVTARTALTVPPIPDNAPNHELTNQSQSVIDRLKHIKPGENAFTADLPASLRLNVKSASISVIYKRLDPNKPSYTVTGSGGGGTYVYHWEENRALTNRERARLQTFPDTYVFHGSKQSVRKQIGMAVPPRGLQIIFESILKTFAGVKYAAIENNIALPVRLESLAA
- a CDS encoding NgoFVII family restriction endonuclease, with amino-acid sequence MIIDKDTIFHDVLMKPILDGGDRLCILSAYATSAMAFRHLETIREWKRPLLLDLVIGMTPFDGISLTNHRGFQKLVTDDFAGTFQCSYVHRPPSIHSKLYIWLREGEPFRAFAGSANYTQQAFGQQRELVVSCDPVDSFDYFDSIVPETIYCDHNDAEHLVQVYNDKEILRRQEMAKASEEAELQQTLVGLEELAGLPRRCVSFLANDGELPQTSGLNWGQREGREPNQAYIKLPASIYHGDFFPPVAVHFTVLTDDRKVMICTRAQQNGKAIHTPHNNSEIGVYFRRRLGVPLDDAVTRQDLENYGRSDVCFYKIDDETYFMDFRNAV
- the vsr gene encoding DNA mismatch endonuclease Vsr; translated protein: MADNLTVEQRRKNMTLIRSRDTKPEMLVRSLLHSRGYRFRLHHPNMPGKPDIVLPRYRKIILVNGCFWHGHNCKRGRVSPKTNASYWSEKIARNRTRDRANRIRYTEHGWQTMIVWECQIKDIERLAARLLAFLSK